The genome window AGCATCACTTCGTTGTTGTTCTATAGCCACAATGACAAAAGCGGCATCTTCAACCTGAATGCGGACTTTTTCAACTGGAGTCAGTAGAAAATACTCCTGTTGCTGTCGGGTCAGTACTGAAGCAAAAAGTTGAACCAACTGTGGTCGCTGGATTTTTGAATCCAGATAATACCAATCACCATGTCGATCGATACGAATGGGGATATCACCGCAAAAGGCTGGATCCCAAAGTTCAACGGGGGCTAAATGAGGCTGCTGTAAAGACAGCTGCAGTTGTTTTAAATCCATGATGGCGCAACTAATAAGCGGGAGACTTGCAGAGCATAACAACAGAATGCTGTGAGGGGAAATTGAGTGACTAACGAAGCTCGAAGCCAAAGTTGGGTTTAGGTTTAAGTTTAAGGGGAAATTGGGGTGACTAACGAAGCTCGAAGCCAGAGTGGGTTTTTTATAGAGGAATTGGGGTGACTGATGGGGCTCGAACCCACGACAACCGGAATCACAATCCGGGACTCTACCAACTGAGCTACAGTCACCACAAGCGGCGCGGATTCTAGCGAAATTCTGCGCTGAAGCAAAGTTATTTTTTACAAAACTAAGCCAGAAGCCGCATTTGGCTTGGGTCAGGGCACTGGTTATGCTAGGGTATGGCCGTCAGATTAGCTGACATTCATCAGACCAGTGGCTCGAAAATGGAGATAGATATGCAACAATTCCTGGATTTTTTGGAAAAAAATCAGCAATTGATTTTAAGTTATAGCGTCAAAGTACTGGTCGCTTTAGTTATTTTATACCTGGGTCGCTGGTTATCGAAAAGCCTGACCCGTATGCTGGAAAAAGCCTTAATCCACCGTAAGGTCGACAGGGCCGTGGTGTCTTTTTTAAGTGGCATCATTCAGGCCGCTATTATGGTGGCGACTATTCTGATTGCCTTGTCACAAGTGGGTATTCAGACCGCGTCTTTTATCGCTATTTTAGGTGCAGCAGGTTTAGCTATAGCCTTAGCCTTGCAAGGTTCTTTATCCAATTTTGCATCCGGCGTGCTGATTATTTTATTCCGTCCTTTCCGTGCAGGTGACTTTGTAGACGCAGCAGGGGTTTCTGGTGTTGTAGAAAAAATTGAAATCTTCCAGACGGTGATGAAAAGCCCTGATAACAAACGCATTATTGTGCCGAACTCGCAAATTACCGGCTCTGCCATCATTAATTATTCTGCCGAAAAAACCCGCAGAGTGGATTTAACAGTAGGGATCAGTTACGAATCTGATCTGAAAAAAGCCAAACAATTGTTGGAACAAATACTCAAAGCTGACAGTCGTATCCTGGCAGAACCCACCCCTGTCATAGCTGTTGGCGCTTTAGCCGACAGTTCAGTCAATATTTTAATACGTCCATGGGTAAATGCGGCCGACTACTGGCCTGTGTACTGGGAC of Rheinheimera sp. MM224 contains these proteins:
- a CDS encoding DUF1285 domain-containing protein is translated as MDLKQLQLSLQQPHLAPVELWDPAFCGDIPIRIDRHGDWYYLDSKIQRPQLVQLFASVLTRQQQEYFLLTPVEKVRIQVEDAAFVIVAIEQQRSDAGPVLIATTNLSEQVLIDTEYPLFLQAQPDGQLLPYLQLWRGLTAKFSRAVYYQLVDLAFPVQVDGKNRLQISSAGVHFELGTLD
- a CDS encoding mechanosensitive ion channel domain-containing protein, coding for MQQFLDFLEKNQQLILSYSVKVLVALVILYLGRWLSKSLTRMLEKALIHRKVDRAVVSFLSGIIQAAIMVATILIALSQVGIQTASFIAILGAAGLAIALALQGSLSNFASGVLIILFRPFRAGDFVDAAGVSGVVEKIEIFQTVMKSPDNKRIIVPNSQITGSAIINYSAEKTRRVDLTVGISYESDLKKAKQLLEQILKADSRILAEPTPVIAVGALADSSVNILIRPWVNAADYWPVYWDTLEKIKLTFDENQIVIPFPQMDLHFKKEK